The Nitrobacter hamburgensis X14 genome contains the following window.
GCGTGACAATTGCAGAAAGGCGAGGCCTGAGGGCACATGCGTTCATGACCGAAACCACCTTCAAGATCACGCTCGGCCAGTTGAATCCGACGGTCGGAGACATTGCCGGCAATGCGGCCAAAGCTCGCGTCGCGCGCGCCCAGGCCAAGGCCGACGGCGCTGCGCTGGTGGCGCTTCCGGAATTGTTCATCGCCGGCTATCCGCCCGAGGATCTGGTCCTGAAGCCTGCGTTCCAGGCGGCGTGCCGCGAGGCGGTCGAGACTCTCGCGCGCGAGACCTCCGACGGCGGACCGGCGGTGCTGATCGGCACCCCATGGGTGGACGACGGCAAACTCTATAATGCGTATGCGTTGCTGGATGGCGGGCGGGTCGCTGCGATCCGCTTCAAGGTCAATTTGCCGAATTACGGCGTATTCGACGAGAAACGCGTGTTCGCGAGAGGACCGGTCGGGGGACCCTTGAAAATTCGCGGCGTGCGGATCGGCGTGCCGATCTGCGAGGACACCTGGGTCGAAGAATCCGCCGAGTACGAGAACGTCGTCGAGTGTCTGGCGGAAACCGGCGCGGAAATTCTCCTCGTTCCCAACGGCTCGCCCTATGCGAAAGGCAAGAGCGACATCAGGCTGTCGATCTCGGTGGCGCGCGTGACCGAGAGCGATTTGCCGCTGGTCTATCTCAATCAGGTCGGCGGTCAGGACGAGCTGGTGTTCGACGGCGCGTCTTTTGTGCTGAATGCTGATCGCTCGCTGGCCGCCCAGCTTCCGGCCTTCAGGGAAAGTCTCGTCACGCTGCAATGGACCAAGTCCGCGGCGGGATGGCGGTGCGCGGGGCCGGTGGCGCCCCAGATCGACGGCGACAAGGCCGACTATGCCGCGTGCGTGCTGGGCTTGCGCGACTACGTCCACAAGAACGGATTTCCGGGCGTCCTGCTCGGCGTGTCCGGCGGTATCGACTCGGCCTTGTGCGCGGCCATCGCCGTCGATGCCCTCGGGGCGGAGCGCGTCCGCGGCGTCATGCTGCCGTTCCGCTTCACGGCGCAGGTCTCGCTCGACGACGCGGCGACGCTCGCAAAGGCACTCGGCATTCGCTACGAGGTACTGCCGATCGCGCCTGCGGTGAACGGTTTCGAGGAGGTTCTCTCGGGCACCTTCGCAGGGCTCCCGCGCGATATCACCGAAGAAAATTTGCAGGCGCGTGCCCGCGGCACGCTGTTGATGGCGATCTCCAACAAGCTAGGCGCGATGGTGGTGACCACCGGCAACAAGTCGGAAATGTCGGTGGGCTACGCGACGCTGTACGGCGACATGAACGGCGGCTTCAATCCGATCAAGGATATCTACAAGACCGAGGTATTCCGGCTGTCCAACCTGCGCAACGCATGGAAGCCGGACGGTGCGCTCGGCCCGTCGGGAGAGGTGATCCCGGTCAACATCATCACCCGGCCGCCGACGGCGGAACTGCGGGAGAATCAGACCGACCAGGATTCGCTGCCGCCCTACGATGTGCTCGACGCGATTCTCGAGCGGCTGATCGAGCGGGAGGAGCCGCTGGCGTCGATCGTCGCCGAGGGATTCGACCGCGACATGGTCGCTCGAATCGATCGCTTGCTGAACGTCGCCGAATACAAGCGCCGGCAGGCGGCGCCGGGCGTCAAGGTCACACGCAGGAATTTCGGCCGCGACCGCCGCTATCCGATCACCAACCGGTTTCGCGATTCCGGCAAACCGTTGCCGAAGCCGGATGAAGACCTCGTCTCGCGGTCGGGGACGGTTTCGGCGGAAGCCTTTGAGGGATGACGGCGTAGAAGACGCCAGAGTCTGATTCAACTGCGTTGAATCAGACTCTGGTTTTATCCTTTTGATTGAGCATGATCTTATCCGAAAACCGGTTTCCACTTTTCGGGATCATGCTCTATTGCGCCGGTATGAACGTTGGTCCGACCGAACGGATCGGCCTGTTCGGTGGTGTCGTATCGGTCGGCGCTGCACCGGCGGGGGTGGCCTTGGGCCCAGGGGAGGTCGTCGCGGTTGTGTCCTTCTTTTGCGAACCTTTGCCGCTGGCCGGCTGAGACATCTTCCTGGCACCGTCTTCCGTGACGATGATGTCACCCTGCTGCGCCGCCGCCGCCTTGTCGTCGAGTCCTTTCAGCGCCTCCGCCCAGGTCTCGCCCGCCGGTTTGCACGAGCACGACGGATTGAACTCCTGACGGTATTTGAATGCGTTCGGCGACGACGAATAAGGCTGTCCGTTGATCGAGACGGCCTGATGCATGTCTTCGCCGGGATTACGATAGGCATAGAGGGTGGCGTCCGCCGCCGGGCAAAGGTTCTTGCAGGTCCGCTCGTCGTCGGGAAACCGGCTCGGAACGGTGGCGAACGAGATCGGAAAGTAAAAACCGTCGCACGAACGGACGCAGACGGTCCGGTACGTCCCGGATTGCACGCCCCCCGAATCGACCGGCGGTGGGATCGCCTGAACGTCGGAGTGGTTGCCGAACAGGTCGTCGAAGAAGGAGCCCGAGTTCCGCGCGGCTGCGGCATATTGCGGGCCGCAATCGTTCTGTGCCAGCGCCAGCAGCACGGAGCGGCGCTGATTGTCGCGGTCGGGGTTGCCGGCGCCGCTGCCGGCTCGCAGCCGCTCCAGGCTGGTGGTGAGCTGCTCGAGATTGGCCCGCATTTGCTGGATCTGGTGGCTGACCGGTCCGCACTGCGCCGACTGGCCGTTGAACAGTTGGAAGAACCCCGAACTGTCGCAGCCCATGCGCCTGGCTTGCGCGGTTACGCGTTCGAGTTCGGCCTGTTGCCGGCGTGCGGAATCCTCATAGCGGCGAATCTGGCCGGCTCGCGCTGGATCGACGCCGGCACGGTCGATGCTTGCGAGTTGCGCCTCGAGCCGCGGGCACATCGGATTGACGCCTGGCGGAGCGCCCTGCGCCAGCGCGTCGGCGGCAGGGGCCGCGACGCCGAGGGCGGCGGCGCAGGCCAAAATCCGCATCGTGCGGCGAGCAAACAAAAGGTCAGGCATGATCCGCCATCAGAGCGATCCCGGGGCGATGCTGCAAACTGCTCTACGAAGAGGGGTTGTCTTCCGAACGCAGGCCCGCCCATCGCGGTGACATTTTACGCAATCCGGGCGAGCCTGATTGCGTCGCAAGACGCTGATGGCACAGGCCGAATGCATTACTGTGGCGGCCGTTCGACAGCGTGGCCATGTCATATCCGCTTCTCGCGGCAGCGTCACGTCGTTTCCGGGGCGCGAGTGTGGCGTCTCAGAGCGATACCGGCTTTCCCATGCGGATCGGGTCAGCGCTGACAGGTGATCGCGACGTATTCGTTGCAGCCGCTGTGCCGACAGGAGCCTGTGGACCCCGGAATCGAATCGGTCATCTCCTCGGGCTTGACGCGCCTGTAAGCGGTGGCCTGCGCAAAATCGCGTGACCGGCAATAGGAGTGCGCGGCGTGGGCGCCGCACTTCTCGCCCTGGGCGAGGCACTGGTCGATACCGTACCCGTCGGCCTGGTTGGCGATGACGAAAACGCGACTGTCGGCCCATGCGCCGGCTCCCGCGAAGAGAGCCATGCCTGTGAGAAACATGCCTGCCAGAATTACGGCGATAATACGCATCGTGTACCGGAAAATGGAGAACGTCGTGGTTGTGAGCCGCGGGAGCCACGACGAGCCGGGGCGATTTCGCGGCGAAATGAGGCGTTTGTGGGGCGTGGCCTTGACGCCGCACCCCAGGCTGTTTCATGGTATCGGAATGAACGGTCTCCTCGCCATTTGTGGCATTTGTCGCGAGATTATGCGCTAGCGATTCGCTGGCTGAGGCCGTCTTTTCTCACAAGAGATCACTGGACGCCCGGCTGTTTGGAGCGGGATTCCATGGAACTGCGTCTTTACGATACCCTGACCAAGGAGAAGCGGGCTTTCATCCCGATCGATCCATCGAACGTGCGGATGTATGTCTGCGGTCCGACGGTCTACGACTTCGCCCATATCGGCAATGCACGGCCGGTCATCGTGTTCGACGTGCTGTTCCGGCTGCTGCAGCACATCTACGGCACCGACCACGT
Protein-coding sequences here:
- a CDS encoding NAD+ synthase, giving the protein MTETTFKITLGQLNPTVGDIAGNAAKARVARAQAKADGAALVALPELFIAGYPPEDLVLKPAFQAACREAVETLARETSDGGPAVLIGTPWVDDGKLYNAYALLDGGRVAAIRFKVNLPNYGVFDEKRVFARGPVGGPLKIRGVRIGVPICEDTWVEESAEYENVVECLAETGAEILLVPNGSPYAKGKSDIRLSISVARVTESDLPLVYLNQVGGQDELVFDGASFVLNADRSLAAQLPAFRESLVTLQWTKSAAGWRCAGPVAPQIDGDKADYAACVLGLRDYVHKNGFPGVLLGVSGGIDSALCAAIAVDALGAERVRGVMLPFRFTAQVSLDDAATLAKALGIRYEVLPIAPAVNGFEEVLSGTFAGLPRDITEENLQARARGTLLMAISNKLGAMVVTTGNKSEMSVGYATLYGDMNGGFNPIKDIYKTEVFRLSNLRNAWKPDGALGPSGEVIPVNIITRPPTAELRENQTDQDSLPPYDVLDAILERLIEREEPLASIVAEGFDRDMVARIDRLLNVAEYKRRQAAPGVKVTRRNFGRDRRYPITNRFRDSGKPLPKPDEDLVSRSGTVSAEAFEG
- a CDS encoding DUF2865 domain-containing protein, which produces MPDLLFARRTMRILACAAALGVAAPAADALAQGAPPGVNPMCPRLEAQLASIDRAGVDPARAGQIRRYEDSARRQQAELERVTAQARRMGCDSSGFFQLFNGQSAQCGPVSHQIQQMRANLEQLTTSLERLRAGSGAGNPDRDNQRRSVLLALAQNDCGPQYAAAARNSGSFFDDLFGNHSDVQAIPPPVDSGGVQSGTYRTVCVRSCDGFYFPISFATVPSRFPDDERTCKNLCPAADATLYAYRNPGEDMHQAVSINGQPYSSSPNAFKYRQEFNPSCSCKPAGETWAEALKGLDDKAAAAQQGDIIVTEDGARKMSQPASGKGSQKKDTTATTSPGPKATPAGAAPTDTTPPNRPIRSVGPTFIPAQ